In one Trichlorobacter lovleyi SZ genomic region, the following are encoded:
- the pelF gene encoding GT4 family glycosyltransferase PelF, with protein sequence MADNRLPRVEKVDVMLLLEGTFPYVSGGVSSWVNQIIRGFPELDFGAVFIGSRADEYDGIKYELPANLKHLQVHYLHDEHTIPPITPCSGDAQGFETLKRLHGWFANPHPDGLPAELKQASFYLNAKGGVDYSQFLYARRSWEYICELYSAQCTDPSFVDYFWSVRNMHAPIWQLAAIAGSLIPARVYHTVSTGYAGFLGGLLHHHTGRPLLLSEHGIYTKERRIDIFNNEWIQDNRNALQRDPTEISYFRDLWIRFFETLGRFCYDASGRIVSLYEGVRQRQISDGALPEKISVVPNGIDVARFAPLRSTRPAKPPLVLALLGRVVPIKDVKTYIRAIRILVSHIPELEGWVVGPDGEDPEYAAECRALAQSLEIADRVRFTGFMNPVELFPQIGLLVLSSISEGLPLVALEGFAAGVPLVSTDVGSCRQLVEGVGEEDQALGVAGGIVPINSPQALAEACRKLIGDQEAWDRASQAGINRVEKLYTQQQMFERYRALYQEALS encoded by the coding sequence ATGGCTGACAACAGGCTTCCGAGGGTTGAAAAGGTTGATGTCATGCTGCTGCTGGAGGGGACCTTTCCCTACGTCAGCGGCGGGGTTTCCAGCTGGGTCAACCAGATTATCAGAGGCTTTCCCGAACTGGATTTCGGGGCGGTATTTATCGGCAGCAGGGCAGACGAGTATGACGGCATCAAGTATGAGCTGCCGGCAAACCTGAAACACCTGCAGGTTCATTACCTGCATGATGAACATACCATTCCGCCGATAACGCCCTGCAGCGGTGACGCCCAGGGCTTTGAAACCCTGAAACGGCTGCACGGCTGGTTTGCCAATCCTCACCCGGACGGACTGCCTGCCGAACTAAAGCAGGCATCGTTCTACCTGAACGCCAAGGGCGGCGTGGATTATTCCCAGTTTCTCTATGCCAGGCGTTCATGGGAGTACATCTGCGAACTGTATAGCGCACAGTGTACGGACCCTTCCTTTGTGGATTATTTCTGGAGTGTGCGCAACATGCATGCCCCGATCTGGCAGTTGGCCGCCATAGCCGGCAGCCTGATCCCTGCCCGGGTCTACCACACCGTATCCACCGGTTATGCCGGATTTCTCGGAGGACTGCTGCACCATCATACCGGCCGGCCGCTGCTTTTGTCAGAACACGGCATTTACACCAAAGAGCGCCGGATCGATATCTTCAACAACGAATGGATTCAGGATAATCGTAACGCCCTGCAACGTGATCCAACCGAGATCAGTTACTTCCGAGACCTCTGGATCAGGTTTTTTGAGACCCTGGGACGGTTCTGTTACGACGCCTCCGGCCGGATTGTGTCGTTGTATGAAGGGGTCCGTCAGCGCCAGATCAGTGACGGCGCCCTGCCGGAAAAGATCAGTGTCGTGCCCAACGGCATCGATGTGGCTCGCTTTGCACCGTTACGCAGCACAAGGCCGGCAAAGCCCCCCCTGGTGCTGGCGTTACTGGGCCGGGTGGTGCCGATCAAGGATGTCAAGACCTACATCCGTGCGATCCGCATCCTGGTCAGTCATATCCCGGAGCTGGAGGGCTGGGTGGTCGGGCCGGACGGCGAGGACCCGGAGTATGCGGCAGAATGCCGTGCCCTGGCCCAGAGCCTCGAGATCGCCGACCGGGTCCGCTTTACCGGTTTCATGAACCCGGTGGAGCTGTTTCCCCAGATCGGCCTGCTGGTACTTTCTTCCATCAGCGAAGGGTTGCCGCTGGTGGCCCTGGAAGGATTTGCGGCCGGCGTGCCGCTGGTCTCCACCGATGTCGGTTCCTGTCGTCAGCTGGTGGAAGGAGTGGGAGAAGAGGACCAGGCGCTGGGGGTGGCCGGTGGCATTGTGCCGATCAACAGCCCTCAGGCCCTTGCAGAGGCCTGCCGTAAGCTGATCGGGGACCAGGAGGCCTGGGACAGGGCCAGTCAGGCCGGTATCAACCGGGTTGAAAAGCTGTACACCCAGCAGCAGATGTTTGAACGTTACCGGGCGTTGTACCAGGAGGCATTGAGCTGA
- a CDS encoding tetratricopeptide repeat protein, translating into MSSLKLLIYGLCSEQSALLAVFGTQPVWQRVLLFLTGHLIASSLFSLLLAISFPKRFVALRRGLLGLFFCFNFFVPAFGAVGTLLILLYFRMFLSSEERTEFSNVPLPPFQAESADLGSGMGEGGAWSRLRTVGLPRELRLKALLSVGTSGGHNSSRLLQHATGDSDDEIRLLAFNLYERQEQKIQQAISASLEELKQAKTAAVKASVCRNLAFSYWEMVYSALAQDDLRDFFVEQAAKYAAQALQLSNRNPALLVLMVRIHLQKRDYVMADEAIQAALAAGADPLKLLPYQAELAFYARDFQAVRAFLMRDATVRFRPGIGPVAQFWGAR; encoded by the coding sequence ATGAGCAGCCTGAAACTGCTCATCTATGGTCTCTGCAGTGAGCAATCAGCCCTGCTGGCGGTCTTTGGCACGCAGCCGGTCTGGCAACGGGTACTGCTGTTTCTCACCGGGCATCTGATTGCGTCCTCGCTCTTCTCTCTGCTGCTCGCCATCAGTTTCCCCAAACGCTTTGTTGCGCTGCGCCGGGGCCTGTTGGGGCTTTTTTTCTGCTTTAACTTCTTTGTGCCTGCCTTTGGCGCAGTTGGCACCTTGTTGATCCTGCTGTACTTCCGGATGTTTTTGTCAAGTGAAGAACGGACCGAGTTTTCCAATGTGCCCTTGCCTCCCTTTCAGGCAGAGTCTGCCGACCTGGGGTCAGGTATGGGAGAGGGGGGGGCCTGGTCCCGTCTGCGCACGGTTGGCCTGCCCCGTGAGCTGCGTTTAAAGGCCCTGCTGTCAGTAGGGACGAGCGGCGGACATAATTCCAGCCGGTTGCTGCAGCACGCCACCGGCGACAGTGACGATGAAATCCGTCTTCTGGCCTTTAATCTCTATGAACGCCAGGAACAGAAGATTCAGCAGGCCATTTCCGCCTCACTGGAAGAGCTGAAGCAGGCCAAAACAGCAGCGGTTAAGGCCTCGGTCTGCCGTAATCTGGCCTTCTCATACTGGGAGATGGTTTACAGCGCACTGGCACAGGATGACCTGCGTGACTTCTTTGTGGAACAGGCAGCCAAGTATGCCGCGCAGGCACTGCAGTTAAGCAACAGGAATCCGGCACTACTTGTCCTGATGGTCAGGATTCATCTTCAGAAACGTGACTACGTCATGGCAGATGAGGCGATTCAAGCCGCCCTTGCAGCAGGTGCTGACCCGCTCAAGCTGTTGCCTTATCAGGCTGAACTGGCTTTTTATGCCCGGGACTTTCAGGCAGTGAGAGCTTTTCTGATGCGGGATGCCACGGTCCGTTTCAGGCCGGGCATCGGTCCGGTGGCCCAGTTCTGGGGAGCACGCTAA